In Cucurbita pepo subsp. pepo cultivar mu-cu-16 chromosome LG10, ASM280686v2, whole genome shotgun sequence, the DNA window cgctctCTATAGACGCGCTTTAAAACCGTAAGACTgtcgacgatacgtaatgggccaaagcggacaatacctgttagtggtgggcttaaacggttacaaatggtatcagaatgaGACATGagatgatgtgccagcgaggacactggttctcaagggagtggattgtgagaagagaacgaaacataaaggtgtgccagtgagtatgctccctaacaaatgcgtttaaaaccgtgagactgatgatgatacgtaatgggtcaaagcggacaataccTGCTAACAGTAGGTTTGTACTGTTATTACAAATCATAATGAGTTGTATTTAACTCGACATATTTCGTATGATTGGGACGTGTAAGAGTGGTATATGAAAACCCTACttgcaattattttaaactattgGCTCCGTCCGTCAATTTCTTTGGTTCAATAATACGTGGGGTTGGAAAGATTCTAATTTCCGAccttttatatcatatatatttctttaaataccaAAAGTTGTATGACTTTTCGTCAccattttttacctttttaaaaCGAAACAACTAGCTATATCTAGCTCATCACAGTTCACAACCTCCCTTTTTAGGTACGGAATATTCTTCCAAAATTCCGATTTAGAATTGAAAAGCCCGAGTGTTTACAATTTATAGTATACGGGTTTGTTTGACCTAAACCACGAGTTTGCCAATTTCTAATCCATTTTGTAACGATCCAACAAGCCCAAGcctatcgctagcagatattgtccgctttccctttcgggcttcctctcaaggctttaaaacgcgtatgctagagaaaggtttccacacccttataaaggtgtttcgttctcctccccaaccaatgtggggtATCACACATTTAACCTGTTCAGTCGACGACTCAACTCGAACTGACGTGAAATTCTCGTTCAAGCAAAAAATGTAAGAGGGAGTAAGGAGAAATTTCTCTTCGTTAGCTAAATGGAATCAGGGTTGGAGCTTATATTCCCCGTTCCTCTCACCACCCTTAGTCCCGTCCCATTCCCGGCTCTATCCAACTTCTTCAGTGGATATCTCGAACTACCCCATATACAATTAAAGCTCATGTTAGACAAATGATAGGTTGAACAACCTCGagttttgtaatttcttattatcactatttaactttattttgcTCGtcgaatataatttattttaattgacaTCAGCAAAAACCGAAaggatataataataaaattcaaccgtcaaatcaaaatattgaattgtTTTCAGAAAATAAGTTAGTCAAATAATGATAAGATTTCAAACGAGCCACAATTAGGGATAATAGCATCGTTGTCGTCGAGAtaggaaaattttattttttattttgaaataatgacaaaatcatgaaattccatataaataaacaataagaGGTGGGACAGGGAAAATCAAAGTCACAaccattttattatatcatattaattttttattattcaatcatttgaaatgtgaaaaatactttaaaaaatgggACCATAGGAGaattaaaatactatattatatatatatatatatatatatatataataaatttaattattaggtttaaataattaaattataaatagatatcattattgaagttttaaatatatttttcaatacaattattaagatttaagaatttttcataattcaaaaaaaaaaaaaaaaattaaaattatattttaaccaaatcttaaaaataaattagaaaaattttccataaatttttctatttatttttgttgaattaaattgctcgtataaaaaaaataaaaatcgttaatatatatgaaatactcagtaagtgtgccacatcatttttcaggtaaaggcaaggtgcATTTGTAcgggaggacggcggcatcgcgagcagagactgtggcacgtgtatagggtagactcatatttaaattattagttttaagttagaatagaTTGTTTTGCATTCCatcgttttaaattattttgtatttgtttttattttctctaaatgttagtattttgtatttaaacacgtaagactaTGTCTGTGTTTTCTAGAGAAAAGTTGTTTAAACGTTTTtcgaagtttacgttataaatgatgttcacgtaagagttatatttcgcattatagatgagcatgaaacgttagtagcgactccgagtatgtggaaatttagggtcgttatagttgaataataaaaatctttaacatatatatatatttattgttagatgaacatgactctccgagtatgatattttccactttgagcttaagctctcgtgactttactttaGACTTCCCGAGAAGGCCGATGAACCAATgcagatagtattccttgattaaaCTCACGATcgttctctaaattagtcgatgtggaaatttcatccaacatatatatatatatatatatatatatatatataaataagtgGAACGGAGCTTAGAAGGGGACGGAAAATATAACATCTGTTTCTGACCCATTTAGTTAACGAGGATAAATCTCTTTTCTCGTCCTCTATTTTCCAtcccatttattatttaaaaaataataattgaagagattaaataaaacaatggaGCGccataaaaatagaattgtataaataaataaatagcatTAATAATCTCCTTTTTTNcctccttttttttttttttttgttacctatgggatttaaataatttaattttagggatatatttttatttattttgtaaataatatttttttggtaaataatttaatttatttttattttcaaatcataatgcgacttaaataataataataatttgacgCGTAAGATGTCATGTCAATTTGACATTAGACTTTAGTCACGTGAGTGGAATCTTAGCTAAAGATATAACAGCTTTCGATATGATTTTAAACAAGAAGAGGTACGGTTTATATTGGACAAGTGGTATTctctactaaaaaaaatgtcgagAGACTTATTGTTTCGTGGATCTTTCCATGGGAATGATCTGCAGTGCCGTGTGTTGTGCTGTAACCAGAATGAGACAACAAACTCGAAAATGATAGAgcttatgaatttttttattattattattaaaattataatatataaacattaatttaaatgtttaaaaaattattttttattttgaaatttctaaatAGAGGAAATAGGCATATATTCCTAAAAAAATGCTACAAAttcctaaaaatgaaaaaaaaaattatataaataataacatattcttaatatatatatataaataaagtgtgaaaaattaattatgtatttatttatttatttattatgataagattgaaaagaataattaaaagaaaaaaaagaaagaaaacgcGTGGGGACACTGACACGCCCACCTGGCAGTGGAATTTTTCGgtgtgaaataaaaaaaaaaatggaatctttttaattattcgtaatttatttttattcttattcttgtaaattcaaataaatagaattgTTCGATTGAGATACTATTTGCTATAACGAAACTTTCGAAGTCTTATTCTCGAGCCATGAAATTCATAGAACTCGCTAATTGGTTTATGAGTTTTTCTAAAACTAGCACGATAATTGGTACACTAGAGGCGCGTCCTTCCCGATCCTCTcgtactagggaaaggttctCTCAATGCTCTAATGCGCACACCGGATATGGACCGAACTGTTTCACGACGTTCTAAACCCAGCTCACGTACCACTTTAATGGGCGAACAGCCCAACCCTTGGAACATACTACAGTTCCAGGTGGCAAAGAGCCGACATCGAGGTGACCCACGAGTCCTCTcaatgttgtttttttgttgaaaaaatttacaatatgAACAATTAAGTTGAGTCTAAAAGATGTTCAAACTCGACCCGACCAAACCTACGAACATCCCGACttctcaatatttttctatttcatatataatattaataatctcCTTCTTGCCCACCTTTTTATTCACTCCAATGAAACTTCAAAGCTAatgtccatttttttttctttttaaataaaaaagaaaaacaaaggaagATATGACCTATGATCACATCATTCATTGATGACAAGATATgagaatatatttattgaattaaatgtaaattatCGTGTTAAATATTGAACCGACTCGTGGGTTAGCACGTTTGAGTCATGTTTGTATCAGTTGAGTAGAATCAATCAAACACGGAGGTGtattatgtaatttttatatattaataaaagtaatttttttaatttttaaaatatattttttataatttagatatcatagtttttaaattaatataaagtgtgttaaaaactaataaatttttttaaaaaaatcaaatattaaagtaataaatatcaaaattttaaaataaattaaatggaaaagtaattttaataattttaataacatttaattaaaacaatctaaaaatatatattttaaaataattaaatacttcCTGACCCAATCTAGGCCCAAACTTCGGTGTAATGTCAGGCTAATCCAAACTCAAATAGTGTCTTATTGTCCTAATGATTCTTTAAATTGTTGGTTaattggaataaaaaataaaaatatttgaataaaattaatatttcgaGTAATTTGAGTAAGCGGGTCGGTTTCAATTAGCTAAGTCAATTTCAATTAGACAGTACGTTTGATTCTCATCTCTATCGACGAAACCGAGACAAGATATTATGCTAGAATACAtaactcaaaataaacaatacaaaaaaaataaataaaagatcgGGAAACCAAGACCGAAACAAGGTCAAGGTCAAAGTCAAGGTGGAAAATACCTTCCATGAAATTTCtttatcaatttcaataattctattaaaaagaatcaaaataatcGAGGAGCTAAATATTCTTATAAGACCATGTAGTTTAAGACATGTACTCGTTCCCTTAAAAACGAGACTCAATTTCAACACAGAAGTTAGAGAAAGGTCATAGACTTGTTGTTCTAGTCTATGTAAACTCTACTCTAATGGTTCGGGACACCAACCAAATTTCGAGTTGGTCCAACAATCCAATCTAACACAACCCCCGTGTGCTCCCTTGTAATAACATATCCTATCGTATGGTTGTGTGTAGTCGACTATTTTGTACTTCAACTagttaaaaacattatattcCGAATAAAAAGATCAAAAAATAGGACATGGACGTAGATTGATATCATTTCCATCAAATGAAACATAAGAAGAAGATACATGGGGTTTTACAAGAACATGACCAAAACCATGCTAATTGCCAAAGCCAAAGCCCaaattatattcatattcCACAcatgaaattcataaaatatggCTTCTCAACACCCAAGAGAATACCTTTATTTTCAGCATCGCATTACCCATTCCACTGCATAGCATACCCTCCCTCCTTTTATCTGATCACATCCTCCTGTTTGTACcccaaaaagataaaagtaaTCGGTCAAAGTATCAAATTTTCGATATCGAAACGAAATATCAATCAAGTTCGGGTTGTTCTTAACGTCAATCCAAGCATAGTTCGGTGACTAACTCACTGATTACCATATCTAAAgtcaataattcaaatttgtatCAATCATAGAAGCAAATGGAACCTAGCCACAAAACACCCAATTCACTTGTAAAATGCTACAAGGACCATCTCATGTATACCCTGGACTAATTAAAGATTATTAGCTTCAATTCATTAAACTTACTAAGCTAAGCTAGCTTAAACCTCCTTTAAACACGTATGATATATTGTTCATGTAGTTCATAAAAATTGTAAGATCTTCCCATCTTTCCAATGTCGGATCTTCGACATGCCTGTCAAGATGGTGTTTTTATGGCTTTATCATTCTCGAGTCGGATTCCATTTTTTTGGAGGCCAAATATTAGTTTGGGCATCATGGACTAAGATGCTATCTGGAGTTTATCTCAAAATCAATTAACAATGTGAAGAATAACATGCAAGTTTTCCCATCTTTCTTATGTAAGGTTACGAACATGAATGATCTCATATTTTTCCAGTACGAGTTTAGTCTTCGACCGGTAAGTTTGTGTATAAAAAgttcttgaatttcaaaaagtGTCTAACGGGtccttgaattttttattctgGGACTAGTAGATCACTCGACTAAAAGAATTTATGAACTAAACCGACtctatttgtaatttaaactaaCGTAGAACTAGTAGATCACTCGACTAAAAGAATTTATGAACTAAACCGACtctatttgtaatttaaactaaCGTAGAACGAGCAATCTAATTCTTGATTAGGCTTCAGATCCAGAAATTCAACAGCAAGAATGATTTCAAATCAATGCAAGCACAGTTTTATTTGGCATAAAAGGGCAGTAGGGGCAAGAAAAAGAACTTACAGTAGGGTACGATCTTCCATAGTTGGTTCTCTCCTTCCTTCCATTTCCAAAGGACAATTTTGGTGCCGTCGTGAACTCCACCAGAGTATTTGTCCCCATGAAAAGCATCAACATTCAACGCAATGTTATTCACCATCCTTATGGATCTGAACCCTTCCCCAAAGTCCTGGCTCTGTGTCCACAGTACCGACTCGTCCACCACGTCAGGGTTGTATTGTATCAGCTGTACCTGCATTGTATTTACCATGTTGGTTCGTTTCGTGAGTCCGTTTTGATTGTAGGGGCCGTTTTGGAGTGCTTTCTAATGTCATTCAAAACAGAACTAATGTCATCCTCACTATGTTGTTTCATTAAGTCCTTTTGGTATTCCATTTTGTTACCTTTCgtgaaacaaaattcaaaagcttTACCACGAAATCTTAAATCTCCAAGATGCAACCAATGAAACTTGATCACAAAAAATGCCGAACCCAGGCAACATAATCATGTTAACCCAACCACCACAAGAgcagaaattaaaaatagcaATTACAGGCCAAACTAACCAAAACAAAGACTCAATACACCTGCAAAAGTAATGTACTCTCAACCAACTATCAAATGAGTGTAACtattcaagcccaccgctagcaaatatttgtcctctttgggctttccctttcgggctaggattttaaaacacatctactacgAAGAGAATCTAGCccctactccgaccagtgcCTCGCATCCTTCGAtgactggctttgataccatttgtaacgacccaaagcccaccgctagtagatattgtctctttgggcttcccctcaaggattttaaaacgcgtctactacaAAGAGAATCTAGCCCCTACTCTGACAATGCCTCACACCCTTCCGTGACTGgcttttataccatttgtaacaacccaaagcccaccgctagcagatattgttctctttaggctttccttagggggagaagtttccacacccttaataTTTGCAAGCGGTGAGCTTCGGGTCATACAATTAGAACCAACATGAGCATAAGCTAAGTAGTAATTACCATGTACTTAGTCTCATAAAGTCAGATGATTCAAATCCTTGTAGCCACATCTATTGTAGTTTTGACTCAAAACTTCTTCTAGGACAGATACAAAAAATACCACCATGCTCAATTCCCATCTGAAAACTTATAGAAAACCCAACAAGTGGAAACCAATATTTATTGGGAAGGATATGATATTACAAAGGATCAAACACAAGACCACTTGCTTTTGATACTAAGTTAAATCACCGATCATCCAAAAGTTTAGGCTAATGAATTAcagtaaatttaattataatcaaTGCTTTTAACATATCTCACATTCAACTTTAGAAAAGATAACAGTACTTCCTTTTATCCTCTCAGGTATACATGATCCacttatatttaattaattcaacccagatttattttattttgatcaaGAACACGTTTCACTTCATTATGagacaaatataataataattcttattTCAGGACAAAATCTCTTGGaacttaaaatataagatCTTGACTTCTAGTGgaataattaatcaatttaagCACGGTAAGTTTACCATAGGATATATGATTTTCTGGGTTCTGTAAATTCATCCATCATTCAGTAACATCACGGAGAATTTCAATTTCCAGGAAAATTACGACGAACAGCGGCAATAGAATGAGGGGCAAAACTTACCGGATGAGTATCTCCGATGGAGTGCTTCACCGCCTGACCGGTGGCCTTGTTGACCAGAGCGAAGGAGGGGTACCCTGCCTCATCCTTAATCCTCGTACTGTACTTCTCATCCTTGAACCAGTGCTGAAACATTCACGATTGATCAACGCCATTAAAATCAAAGAGTAAAgaagaatttcaaaaatcGAATGACCTAATTACAAATTAAGGCGAAAACTGGAAGTGATCAAGGGTTAAATCGATCATACTTGAGCAGGATCGTCGGGATCGGAACGGACGAGGATGACTTTGCCGTCGCGGATGGCAAGggagaaattagggtttgctTTGGTGAAGACCTTGACAGTCGGCTtattggagaaggaagaatCGGAATTATGAGAGTGGTGGTGAATAACCGAGGGGAAGTGTGAATGGTGAGAGTGATGGTGCACGACCGCCGGCGGCGATCCAGAAGAGTAGCCGTAGTCGGGAACGGGCGGTTCCGGAGGGAAATCGGAGTTGAAGGCAGCGTAAGACGGCCGAGGCGGCGGCGGTGCCTCGTCGTAGTGAGTGTGGTGGACGGAGGAAACCATTGGCGGGGGCGGCGCCCCGTCGTAATGAGTGTGGTAGACAGAAGGAACCACTGGCGGCGGTGGATCGGAGTACGGAGGACGGTATCCCGGCGGAGGATAACGACGTTCGTCGTCCTCTTCGTCGTCACGGCGATGGTGGTGATGAAACGGGAAGGACATTTTTTCCGATCGTTGTTGTTTCTCCGAGGGTGACCCGTCACCGACTGCCAGTGtcatttaattgaaaatttaaccAATAATAATATGACACGTGTCGATTTCATGGGTAGGTTCTAGAATTCCAGCACCTCGTTTGTAAATGACGTGTATGCTAAGAAACTATtgccaaataaataaataaataaacttttaaatacaCGTgtcatattaaaaatatattttatgtatttattttgaattttgaattttaaattaaaaaaaatataattataaaagattaattttcaaaaataaataaaggtttaAATCCCCCaacgaatatatatatacatattaaaatttatctataaatttaaaaatatgtccataaattagttattaatattttaactcattttcttttaccaaatttcttatttttgaaaataattctctcacttttaatttaaaaattatcctttttttttttaatacagtAACTATGGAGTATGAAATTTGAACCTCGGTCTTCAAAATAAGCACGTGGTAATATTCATTGAGCTATACTTATGTTGAGAAAACTCGTGGTATAGTTTTCtaagaaatattaataataataaaattggttCAGTTTTTGTAGACATTTAGTCAGTATAGTAAATTTCGAGAGTGTGAGATGAATTCCGAGAGTGTAGAGCTTaaaataacgatttcaacacgttttaaaatcattaaaattgagctaaaactaataaattatGAGTGGCTTAGTTGCCATCGTAGATCAatcaattcaatcaaattcggagtgttcaaatttgtaaaaatactAGCTGCAGTGTGTTCTTCCAAAATTTAACACTACTAACAATTTGATCCCGAGTCGTAAAAATGATTGAGTTtactcttgaactcgtaaaaggAGTGATATAGTAATTGGACTATAATCTACCgaaagactaaaaaaaaaaaattattattaagtaCTTGAAAAGTAGAGTAGGTCGTAGTTAActgattataaatttaggaTATTATTTTCTTCGACTTTATTCGTTTGgtatttgagatttgaatttattttctaatggGTTTTCCGTATTTCAAAAGTGACATGTTTGgtcctcaaaattaaaattttatcttcaTTGTTCGGGTATATCAGCTAGTAGTCAACTTTACCTAGAAATCATATAAAAAcgagtttcaaaatttatctGGCTTTGACTTTTCTTGTGACATGATCACGTTACTCAATGCTAGCTTTTAATAGTAAATATTATTCCCACTCAACAACACAAACGCTCCAAATAagcaaaacatgttttaacTTTTGAGTTCCTTTGATTGAGTCATTGAAGAATTAACTTCAACcgtagtaactttcaattcttttaagtctttaTTGGTGATCCTATTTTCAAGAACGCTCTTATTCGAATGTGACTCGGCTCATTCATGTACTCTTACTCGTGTCACGTATATTTTGGTTTTATCCAATTtaataaaccctaaaaatatctttttaattgaTGAGAGCTCGGAGTTCCAATAAACAATTGTTCTCCGTCTTACTTAATTCTATTAAGTATAGTGGTCTTTGACAACATAGAGAAAGTCGGAATTAAAGATGTCATAGCTTCAACAATCATTGCAAGTTATctcactttctttcttttatatattacgacaataacattttttagGTTTCAACTTATACCTCTAACTTAGAGGATATCTCACGTCGTTTGGAGagtagagaagaaaacaaaacattccttataaagatgtagaaacctctccctaacaggtGCAtcttaaaatcgtgagactgacagtgatactgtgatgtcccacgttggggaggagaaaaaccaccatttataagggtgtggaaacctttccctggtagatgcgttttaaagccttgaggggaagtccgaaacggaaagccaaaagaggacaatatctgccagcggtggatctgggccattacaaatggtattagagctagacatcggacgatgtgtcagccttttcgttgttccccgaaggtgAGTAGACACgagatggtgtgccagtaaggacgctgggccccaaaggagagtggatttgggggcaattccacatcgattggaggaggaaggaaagagtgtcagcgaggacgctgggccctgaaggggggggggggggggNNNNNNNNNNNNNNNNNNNNNNNNNNNNNNNNNNNNNNNNNNNNNNNNNNNNNNNNNNNNNNNNNNNNNNNNNNNNNNNNNNNNNNNNNNNNNNNNNNNNNNNNNNNNNNNNNNNNNNNNNNNNNNNNNNNNNNNNNNNNggggggggggggtggattgtgatgtcccacattggttggggatgaaaacaaaacaccatttataagggtgtagaaaccttcccctagtagacgcgttttaaagttttgaggggaagtccgaaagggaaagcccaaagaggacaatatctactaacggtggatctaggccgttacagatacgtaacgaactaaaacagacaatatacaatatctactaacggtggatttgggccattacaaatacGT includes these proteins:
- the LOC111804388 gene encoding ricin B-like lectin R40G3, producing the protein MTLAVGDGSPSEKQQRSEKMSFPFHHHHRRDDEEDDERRYPPPGYRPPYSDPPPPVVPSVYHTHYDGAPPPPMVSSVHHTHYDEAPPPPRPSYAAFNSDFPPEPPVPDYGYSSGSPPAVVHHHSHHSHFPSVIHHHSHNSDSSFSNKPTVKVFTKANPNFSLAIRDGKVILVRSDPDDPAQHWFKDEKYSTRIKDEAGYPSFALVNKATGQAVKHSIGDTHPVQLIQYNPDVVDESVLWTQSQDFGEGFRSIRMVNNIALNVDAFHGDKYSGGVHDGTKIVLWKWKEGENQLWKIVPY